The following nucleotide sequence is from Malania oleifera isolate guangnan ecotype guangnan chromosome 4, ASM2987363v1, whole genome shotgun sequence.
aaagtaaaaaaaaaaaaaaaaggaatagttTTGACtacatgtgtatgtgtgtgcgtgtgtgtgcacACGAGGAAAACTTAAAAAAGATGAGGTCGTGTAAGCCTTAATCACCTCTTGAGGGGCGGAAGGTCTAATAGTGTCACTTCGAACCTATTTAAGGTGATTCTATTAAACCCTTTAATTTCAGTGCACGTGTTTATGATTGTCTATTTAACATAGTTATCTGCATTTGTATTTGAGCATAAAGTTAGTTGATCTATtcacttatatgtatgatttgtcTTTATGTGCTTCTTGGATTAAACCAAATGGATGTTCATAATAAGGACTTAGGAGTTATGTAGTTTTTGCGCCTTTGAGAATTTGAAAGTGAGGGAAGATTTTTTCCTATACAAAACTTCCCAAAATTTATGGTGAGGTAAATGATTAACATAAAAAAAAGTAATAGGAAAAACATTCAATAAGAATAATTTCTCTTGGGTATTGTTTGGTGTTATGTCTGTGCATGCATGCCCTTGGGGATCCTTAGGCGAGGGTAGTTTCTGTCCTTTGTAGAACTATCTAATATCAAAGGATTGGTAATTAAATAAAGAATGAAAGAATGAAAGTTTGGATCAATTGATTTTAAAGATAATCTTAAGTTAATTAGGTACTAACCATGAGATAGGTGTGTAGAGGGTGTTAAGATCTTCCTCTCACATAACTGTACTCCCAAACTTTATCTAGTCACGCTGACCTTGACTATTCACTGATCTTAGGCTAGTTTAGAGACTAATTAAGTAGTAGTaattaaataggtgttctaatCTCACCTAAGATGAAATAAGGTTAGTGACAACTCTATTGGACAATATTTAAATCCATTATTCTCATTAATTTCAAGATTGACATTCAGTCGAGGCGACTCGAAGAATTGCCCCCCCTTTTTAGGAGGCGGCCCTCCGGGACATTGCGACATACATAAttacgaatatatatatatatatatatataaataaatcgAACCAATTATACaattacaaatatacatgaatattaattagtttgaaaatcaagtcaaattgtatatatagttatacaaatatttaaatagaaaaatatataattatattacgTACGTagaaattcaaattataatattaattatttgcttgtaatatatttttaaatgtaataaatcaaataaattaattaaggtTAAAGATTTAAAAGACTTATTGGGTTAAGTGGGTATGGTAGAAATTGCCACCATTACCATAGATGCGCGAGAGGGGGCGAGGCCACTATAATCTGCCGTCTTGGGCTTTACCCCGTTTTGGACCAAACAAATGTGGCCCACACCGCAGCAAAACGGCCAGCCCACTAAATTGTGAGCCGGCTCGCCTTCAAATCCAGGCGGTCGGCTGAGTGGCTGACGGCAATTCTAATGGTGGCCTAACTACGAAAGGAATTCTTTGTCTTAGCTGAGGGTATTCGCGTCAAATAGAAAGTATCTTTCCTTCTCTTTCTGGGATCGGCTCATTGTTTCGCGGGGACGGGGACGCAGGCGGAGGCGGAGGCGAGCAACAATGGTGTGCGAGAAGTGTAAGTTTCTCCCTACTCTTTTTTCGATTTCGTGTTTTGTTATTTCTATTTCGATAAAATCTGTCGCCAAATAATCTGTTTGGCCGCTCAGAAAGTTAAAATACTAGaaactttttaaattttattttaaaattggtGAACAATTGGAGTTTGATTTCATATTATAGTCtgttttattctttataaaagtttttattttgttttaattagCTCAAATAATCAGATCACGCTAAGTGGATATTTTTGTTTTTTCTGGTCTTGAATAATCAGAACTCTGAGatatagaattttaaattattacTTTTGTTCTTACAGTTACTTAGCAATTAATCAGAGCGTAATGTGAGATTAAAGGAAGAGTGTAATTTAATTATTTGATTGAGAGATGATGGGCCACAAGTATCACTGCACCGCGAAAAGGCACAGATGAATTTACAAGAAATAGAACGAGAAAAAACAGCCACAGCACAATGAAATTTATGTGACTTGGCACAAGGGCTTCATCTTTGTGTCATTTGGCATGAGTTTAGTAATTGTCAACTTGTAGATAAATACAGCAAGAAAATTTTGATACTCCTCTCCCCACAACTCGTGAAAACCACCAAACCTTTTTCTAAACCAAGAGAAGAAATGCGTAGGAAGAAGAACCCCAGGTGAACCCTTACGAGTTACAATCTTCCTCTCGCTTGAATTTCCAAACAAAACTCACCCTTTTCTATTCTTCTACTTCTTCTCCTTCATCTTGCATGGTCACAAGACACCACTCCTTTGTATAAACCCATACACATGTATATGACCAACTACTCATTAATAATCATGCAATAACATCTATATATTCGTCACCAAAGCCAAGACATGACTTTGAAAATTTGTAATTGCATGCTTATGAAGAGTAGCCATGCACATAGTCATGTAAGGAGTCTACAAGGAACAACTACCATGCTACTAAGTTAAACCATACATGCCTTAGAAAGATGCCTCCACTATTCATGTACAAATTTATGACAACTTGGTCTTGAAAACAAGCTTGGAAAAACAAACCATGCACATGCCAAGCAAAATTTAAGTTTGGTATGCATGCCCTGCAAGGTTAAACTTCCTATTTTAGTTGCCATGTTTGTCTACTCGAAGTTTACATTGTGAATCGAAATACCAATTTTCAGAATTGAGaattaagaattgaattgaaTCATAAGATATGAtataaatttccaaaatcaattctaaatgacatgcatatgTTGATATATGAACAATGAGCAAAATAGTACAATGCATTTACATTTTggcaataaaaaaaattcatatttcatgCGTGTGatttccctaaaaaaaaaaaaaaatgaaaagtaagggcatgagtcaagaaatattaataaaaaaatgaacattATGTTGTTTCAGgaaaggaatcaagaaaaaaaaaaaattttgaaaaagaaattttgttGTTTATCagcaaataaaaaatacatttcATGCATTCTTTCTTGAATTACAGAGAAAAAAATAATTGACttcaaaaaatgataataattgaacaaataCTAGAAAAAAAACTTTGGATCTTAACAACATAACAAATCGTAACATCTTAGCTAAGGTATGTTCCGCCCCTTCTTCTCAATGGCGGAGCACTATACTcaagagtgaagaatggtttcATGAAGGCAATGTAATACCTAAAttctattttctccttttttttttttagcacaaaaaaCTGACATAGGCGAGGAATAGAAGGAAATTGTGTAAAAatagcaatttttttttaaaaaaacaggGGTTTTAAACTAGTCAAGCTCATTGGGATGTGATAGGTCTAGAATTGTGTGAATCAATAGATTTTTAATCAATTTGCTAGATTCATGAGGTGAATTGATAGTTTAGGCAAAGATTCAATTGATTTTAGATTTGCTAGTAAGATTTGAATTGATTTGGTTGGAATTGATATGAACTGTGTGAACCGAATTTtgaatcataagattctaacaGTATGATagttacctctctctctctctctctcataaggTAGATTTTCACTGCATCGGTTCCCAACAAGAGAGAAGAGAgtctttttattcatttatttctttttatttttgaatatttttttatatgtttGACTGGGCAGGTGAGAAGAAGCTGACCAAAGTGATAGTGCCAGACAAGTGGAAAGAAGGAGCTAGCAACACAAATGAAAGTGGAGGCCGTAAGATCAATGAGAACAAGCTCCTTTCCAAGAAGAATAGGTTGTTATTTACCCTCCTTTTCTATATTCAAATTATCCATGTATCAAGGTTGTTAGAACTTAGAATCGAGATCCTTCATAGGATTGTTGGGAAGGTCCGTAGGATTGGATCATGGATCGTAAGATTCTACTTACAATGTAAAgtaaattaaacatttatatATTTCGCAATTTATGACAACTCGCAGTAAAATAATCCTAAAAACTTGGTAGTAAGTATaagaaatttaaacaaattttaggAATGTCGCTAGCTTGCTAGCTAGCACCTAGTAGGTTTTTCCTTCAACAATTTTGACtctaaaaagaaaatttgaatagCCTGAACTGCAAAGTGCTCTGCATAGGGTAGCCTGTTGCtagcttatttatttaataattataattaaaaacaaaagcaaaaggaatgaagagaagaaggaagaagaaattgcTAATCCTAATTCAATGAACTGATGTAAATTTCTCAGTTTCTGCTGTTTTGTCATTAgaccataagaagaagaagaggagaagtaGGAAAAAATATAAGGAAAGAAGTGGAAGAATGTTTTGCTAGTcacaaagaaaagaagagagaaaagaaaactATATGTTCTCTGCTTTGAGAAAAAAAGGTAGTCTCTAGCTTGTCGAtaataagagaaaaagaagaggaagaaagtaAAAAAACTATAGAGATAATGCATAATTGCTATAGGCCTGCAACTTTAAGCTCTCACCTAATTGTACAACTCCCtatttgttgaagctctttgCTGATCTCAAAGCTCTTAGCTGACCTTTACTGTTGCTGGAATAAGGAACAATCCAAGCCTACTGATAGACAACCTAGGATCTGTCCATCAAGAACTCTAAGCTCTTTGAGAGCTTTTCATTTTTAAGGAAGAGAGCTTTCAAGAGATGCTCAACTGCTCTCTTGATTTGGATCGAACAAATCCTAGAACATGCTTGTTATTTTGCCCTAATTCTAATGCATTTGAGCGAACTAGACCAAAATTTGTGTTTACTGCAAACGTAAGTGTTTGGGTCAATTTTATATATATCCTAAATAGGAAAAATCTTAATTCCATTGCAAATGTAGGATTGGTAGGATCGCAATAGTAGGATTGGTAGGATTGCAATAGTAGGATCGGTAGGATCACAAATAGGATTGCGATCCTAAGATCCTAACAATCCAGAGAAGATCCTACTAGGATCCTACTTATTTAAGATTATACTTAAGATCCAGATCGATTAGGCAAGTATGGATCGTAATATTGTTGAATCGCACAATCAGGATTGGGATTTTGATAACCATGCCATGTATTTCTATgtgaacttttgattcacattctatATTATTTCTGTGCATTATATTTACATGTTTGTAATTTAAATCTTTCACCTCATTTTGTGGCAGGTACATTTATAGTAGCAAATTTTTTAACCATGATTTGATCATAAGAAGCAGTCAGTGCAGGAGGCTCCCATGCTGTATCGGGAATTTTGAGGGTAGATATACATAATCTACATTTAGAGAGACTGTTTCATGGACTTGAACTTGTGACCTTTTGGCTGTAGCCATCCTTGCAATTAGGTCAAGACTTGCCCTCATGATGTGAACATGTGGGTCAAAATTTTAAACTacagaaaattaaaaatactgGAAATTTCTTCAGTTCTGTGTCTCAGGTAGATGTTAATGTACCAGCAGGTTCTGGGTTAACACATGCCTATTCCCATCAATGCCTTTGATACAGGGCTAATGACTGTTTTGGAAACTGGCACAGATTGGTAAATTTGTATTAATCTTTTTTAACATTTAAATAGATACAAATTGGACGATAGGGTTGGGAATTGACAATAATTTCAGGGACATTAAATTTGGTGTCATCTTGGTCAATGCAATTCTGGGTgctttaaacaaaaaaaaaatggataggcATTCATTATTTAGGAGAAATTTATGATTAGGGTTCTTTGGTGTATCTTTTAAGGAGGATTTTTAATTCTCCTTGTACTCTTGTCTCCTTAATAAAATCTCCTTTTTCGCTAAAAAAAGGTGATTAGATTTCTTTGGTGACCAAATAATTTTGAATCTAGGAGGAGTAAGTATCCACTGAAGGTGATGGTGACAAAATATAGTTTCTTGGTACCAATGACTATAGCAATCCAATTTTGATGTTGAAGTTCTTCCCACTACCCCTTTCTCTCATTCCCTTGTAGAGCTTTACATGATAACTATTTTCTCAtctccgttttttttttttgttgttgaatTATATGTGATTTTTCTGCAGCCAGGCCATTGCATAACTTCATTTTGTATgctctttttttatattttttgataacaaaaggaagtatattagatagaaagaagAGAAGGTACAATGTGTGGAGACAAGGAATCCACcaagtaaaaagaaaaaagaaaaaaagaagacaaaaaaaaaaaaaaaaaaacacaagatcACGAAAGAACtaaataaaattaaccaagaGACCCCCTTTTTATCCCTTTCCATCATAGTTTATTGAACTCTTCAAATTTGCTAGTTCCTTTTTGACCCTTCACCTTTTGACTTTTGCCACCATCCAAacgcacttcatttcctccaatcACTCAGCTTTAAACCCATTTTATGTAAAAGAATTTGAGCTTCTAACTCCTCCTTCGGAATCTCCTCCACTAGTGAAAATTCCATCCCTACCTGTACCTTATTCACCAACCCATCATTATCAAAGATAGAAACTCCCTCCAGACCTGCCACGGGGGTGgatgaacataagataaatcccctatTTCATCACAGGAGTCAGAAACATACTCATATTGTTCTCGTATCTCATCTAACAACAAACGTCCCACCACAATCAAAATCACTGTTATCTTCCCTTACTGAATCTGAAAAATCTCCTCATTTCTAGTCTCATTAGAACCTCTGACATTCTTTTCAACTTGAGGAACTTCCAAAATACTACCTCTCCTTTTGAATCTCTTCTTAGTACCTTTGTTGTAGACTCACTAGAATTTTCTCTCTTATCTTCAAAAATCTTTTCCATTCAGCATCAAAGCTGCCTTTTGACAAGCATAAACCTTATTGCCTTCGAATTTATCAgtataaatatgaaaatcatcCAATTTCTCCCCCAAAAATGGAATCTCTTTTAACACCACCTTCTTATACATCCACGGAACTAGACGCAAATTTATCACCAGTCTTGAACCGAATCTGGCCTTCTAACATCCCGAGCTTCCTCCAACTCTTGGTCATTTTGATTCATATTCATAATAACTGTAGGCTGAATAATGTTTCTACTAGCTAGATGTTGAATAAAAATTCAGTTACCAGAGGTATATCTTCCTCCTTGTCATTACTCATCTTCTGAGTAGTGGGAGCAATACTTTGGGCCTATCTACCATCCAGAACCAACATAGCAGTACTAGAAACTTAATTTCTGAATCATATGTGATGCAGGACAAGAAGTAAGACCTTTGGAAGATCCTTGCTGGAAAATAATTTAGAAGagttgggttaaggaattgttgggttaagttagtagtttattatgcaTGTTTAGTagtaattagtataggattatgtgtatttgggggttgcttgtaatatttgtgtaaagtaggggtatatttgtaatgtaacgtagttttaggggtttatgtgtaatttcatgtaaagaggctttcttataaatagtgtgtgaaagccatgttgtaggcagttgatGAATTGGAATTGAAGTGAATGTGTGTTCCCCCCCTTTGGTacctcctctctcctctctcctcccttcccccttctcttctaatttctccatggctgcagaaccttgatgctgctcCTGCATCATTTCCCCCAGTTAGAAAAAATTCGGCctcaaatttcaaaatattagagaatcaaaagggagaagcaaacttggattctTTGAAAGCCAGTGCTTGAGTGATACAAGAAACCACGATCCTTTGGCAAcatcatagacttgaattgagagttAGCATCAATAATCACATCGGGAATGACAAACTAAACAACTGGAATGTCTaaaagactttggatgtcttcaaacacattcatttccttCCTTGTATTGTCTTCAAGCTGAGTAATTATAATTGATTCTTTGTTGTGGTTCATTGATAGAgcgaacttcaaaatgattttcttcccattatagtGAAAGACATGAGTTCTCATGTCCTTGAAGCACAcctaaatcatccaaccaaggagtacatggccaatcttcataggtaggatatcacaccaaacattagccgaatattcacccatttggatGGGAACGATCATAAACATGTACAAtagagttatcaacccaagatATCACATAAAGGTTTGGGTAAGGTTCCAGATAAAGTTGTATTTGAGTGACTCCATTTATGTAAATCACATTTATTGGGCatttccatcaatgatgatttttgAAGCCTTTTCTCCACACTTGAGAAGGGTgtggaaaagcttgaaattgtgcccaaagtttggcaaatgacattcctttttcctataatttgtcaccatgttgctgAATTATGCATATACATATGCTGCAGCTTATATCACAACCCTTTAACACAATTTCGCACAAGCcttactcccaatttctcaaaaCTATCTTTAATCCACCTTGATATTGATTgtcctgctgaaatgaaacaaatttacGAAAAAAGCTCACAAAATTACAgcaaaaaaaacttttttttttaatgctggcagtgacaatttctagggtttcatGCCAAATTATCGTGCTTTCTTGTAATGTAGTGTCTCTACAATTAAAATATCTCCTCGCAGCTCAAATATTGCAAAGAAAATCCAAAATATCGTGGCTGCAGGCAATTTCTCACGAGACGGGAAATTGCAGAAGACTCTGGGAGACTTTCTCATGTGCTTTTCCAGTGGGTGGGGCGCATGAGTTGCTGGTAGCGAGATTCCGGTGATGAAACTTCAGGCGACTGCAGATCAGTGGGTGGGGAGCACAGTggtagtggtggtggtggtgtgatTAGAGAAACACAAGATACTAGGGATTCTTGAAGGCCGATGGCTGGGGTATGTTTGGTTGGCCCATGGGGGTTCCTCCAGTGGTTGGACAGCGATGAAATTTTGAGGGGAAGGGTTTCAGGGGATTCTGTTTTTGGTGGTGTGGGTGGTGTTACAGGATGGTTGGTGGAAAGTGGTGTTTGAGATTTGGGGACACGACTGGAATTTCTGAAAAGTTTAGAAACTGCAGAACCgctttttagtttttttttcttttttaatttttaaactgaaattcagagagagagagagagagaattaaaaaACTGAAGGAGTGAAAAGAAGAAGATGGGAGGTTGGAGGAGGTTCTAGACAGAAACTGCCAAGAGACAGCCACAGAATtca
It contains:
- the LOC131154550 gene encoding uncharacterized protein LOC131154550 isoform X2; this translates as MVCEKCEKKLTKVIVPDKWKEGASNTNESGGRKINENKLLSKKNRYIYSSKFFNHDLIIRSSQCRRLPCCIGNFEGRYT